The Aeromicrobium senzhongii genome includes a window with the following:
- the rsgA gene encoding ribosome small subunit-dependent GTPase A — MRDEHDQYERPRRRTRPRTKDRPDYSDAVVAIVTTVDRGRYTLLLEDGTVVTAMKSRPLGRQGVVVGDEVRIVGDVSGAPGSLARIVEVLERRTVLRRSADDDDPIERVVVANADQLVIVTALADPPPRPGLIDRCLVAAYDAGMDPAVCLTKADLAPAEDVVAQLAPLDVRIVTTRLDGDLDDLRDLLRDRTSVLIGHSGVGKSTLVNALVPDAHRTTSHVNVVTGRGRHTSTSAMILQLPFGGRIVDTPGFRSFGLAHVDIERILRAFADLNTAARDCPRGCTHLAEEPECALDTAAANGEIDPARLQSFRRIMASRSLADEY, encoded by the coding sequence GTGAGGGACGAGCACGACCAGTACGAGCGGCCCCGTCGCCGCACCCGGCCCCGCACGAAGGACCGGCCGGACTACTCCGACGCCGTCGTGGCCATCGTCACCACCGTCGACCGCGGTCGCTACACGCTGCTGCTCGAGGACGGCACCGTCGTCACCGCGATGAAGTCGCGTCCCCTGGGGCGCCAGGGCGTCGTCGTGGGCGACGAGGTCCGCATCGTCGGCGACGTGTCCGGCGCACCGGGCAGCCTCGCGCGCATCGTGGAGGTGCTCGAGCGGCGGACCGTGCTGCGGCGCAGCGCCGACGACGACGATCCGATCGAGCGCGTCGTCGTGGCCAACGCCGACCAGCTGGTGATCGTCACCGCGCTGGCCGACCCGCCCCCGCGTCCGGGTCTGATCGATCGCTGCCTGGTGGCGGCGTACGACGCGGGCATGGACCCCGCCGTGTGCCTGACCAAGGCAGACCTGGCACCGGCCGAGGACGTCGTGGCGCAGCTCGCGCCGCTGGACGTGCGCATCGTGACCACCCGCCTCGACGGCGACCTCGACGACCTGCGCGACCTGCTGCGCGACCGCACCAGCGTGTTGATCGGCCACAGTGGCGTGGGCAAGTCCACGCTCGTCAACGCCCTCGTCCCGGACGCACACCGCACGACCAGCCACGTCAACGTGGTCACCGGCCGCGGCCGGCACACCTCGACCTCGGCGATGATCCTGCAGCTGCCCTTCGGGGGCCGGATCGTCGACACCCCCGGGTTCCGCTCCTTCGGGCTCGCGCACGTCGACATCGAGCGGATCCTGCGCGCCTTCGCGGACCTGAACACCGCCGCACGGGACTGCCCGCGTGGTTGCACGCACCTGGCCGAGGAGCCCGAGTGCGCCCTGGACACGGCCGCTGCGAACGGCGAGATCGACCCGGCGCGCCTCCAGTCGTTCCGCCGGATCATGGCCAGTCGCTCGCTCGCCGACGAGTACTGA
- a CDS encoding DoxX family protein produces the protein MTLLRVVARPMLATMFISGGVMALRKPDALAAKTQPVADVLRKVAPQAHLSAKNLVRLNALVHITAGGTLATGRLPRTSALVLAATMPATTVTGHPFWNETDPVAKRNQFTHFMKNVSLTGGLLLSTLDPEPHKPWLGSRAARRAVAAKDTVVDQISDLRG, from the coding sequence ATGACTCTCCTGCGTGTGGTGGCCCGTCCGATGTTGGCGACGATGTTCATCTCCGGCGGGGTGATGGCGTTGCGCAAGCCCGACGCGCTGGCCGCGAAGACGCAGCCGGTCGCCGACGTCCTGCGCAAGGTGGCGCCCCAGGCCCACCTGTCGGCCAAGAACCTCGTCCGTCTGAACGCGCTCGTCCACATCACGGCCGGCGGGACGCTGGCCACCGGCCGGCTGCCGCGGACGTCCGCCCTCGTCCTGGCGGCCACCATGCCCGCCACGACCGTCACGGGTCACCCCTTCTGGAACGAGACCGACCCCGTGGCCAAGCGGAACCAGTTCACGCACTTCATGAAGAACGTCTCGCTGACGGGTGGCCTGCTGCTGTCGACGCTCGACCCCGAGCCGCACAAGCCGTGGCTGGGCTCGCGTGCCGCTCGTCGCGCCGTCGCGGCCAAGGACACCGTCGTCGACCAGATCAGCGACTTGCGAGGATGA
- the hisN gene encoding histidinol-phosphatase, with product MANPYLDDLRLAHVLADSADNLSMDRFGALDLEVSTKPDMTYVTESDRAVEDAIRRTLKTSRGRDIVLGEESGEIEGTSENAERRWIVDPIDGTSNFVRGVPVWATLIALEEAGEIVVGCVSAPALGRRWWAMKGDGAHTGKSFRQTRPIHVSAVRELTAASMSYSSAPSWDQINRQGEFDALLRQCWRTRAYGDFWSYMLVAEGAVDIAAEPELNLWDMAALDIIVREAGGQFTSLAGEPGPWGANAIATNGRLHDAVMAYLGHFPDHDSVWADESGDSADEPVADNVTRLRFNRDD from the coding sequence ATGGCCAACCCGTACCTCGACGACCTGCGACTGGCCCACGTCCTGGCCGACTCCGCGGACAACCTCAGCATGGACCGCTTCGGCGCCCTCGACCTCGAGGTCTCGACGAAGCCGGACATGACGTACGTGACGGAGTCCGACCGTGCCGTCGAAGACGCGATCCGGCGCACGCTGAAGACCTCGCGCGGGCGCGACATCGTGCTGGGCGAGGAGTCCGGCGAGATCGAGGGGACGTCCGAGAACGCCGAACGGCGCTGGATCGTCGATCCGATCGACGGCACCTCCAACTTCGTCCGTGGCGTCCCGGTGTGGGCCACCCTGATCGCCCTCGAGGAGGCCGGCGAGATCGTCGTCGGCTGCGTCTCGGCGCCGGCCCTCGGCCGCCGCTGGTGGGCGATGAAGGGCGACGGCGCGCACACCGGCAAGTCCTTCCGCCAGACCCGCCCCATCCACGTGTCGGCCGTGCGCGAGCTGACCGCCGCGTCGATGTCGTACTCCTCGGCGCCCAGCTGGGACCAGATCAACCGCCAGGGCGAGTTCGACGCGCTGCTGCGCCAGTGCTGGCGCACCCGGGCCTACGGCGACTTCTGGTCGTACATGCTCGTGGCCGAGGGCGCGGTCGACATCGCCGCCGAGCCCGAGCTCAACCTGTGGGACATGGCTGCGCTCGACATCATCGTGCGCGAGGCCGGCGGCCAGTTCACGAGCCTGGCCGGCGAGCCCGGACCGTGGGGTGCCAACGCCATCGCGACCAACGGCCGGCTGCACGACGCGGTCATGGCGTACCTGGGTCACTTCCCCGACCACGACTCGGTGTGGGCGGACGAGTCGGGCGACTCCGCCGACGAGCCCGTCGCCGACAACGTCACGCGCCTGCGCTTCAACCGCGACGACTGA
- a CDS encoding CAP domain-containing protein: MRRILVALVMATALAAVPSAPASAAVSATTFDQRLHDQTNRSRQAHHLRKLRFHACLDRYAQRQARRMAKQQRMFHQDLSVVLRQCNARAVGENVAHGYRTPRSNIRAWLDSPGHRHNMLSRKYTRLGIGVAKDARGHTWTAQVFGRPA; encoded by the coding sequence ATGCGCCGGATCCTCGTCGCCCTAGTCATGGCCACGGCACTGGCCGCGGTTCCGTCTGCTCCGGCCTCGGCGGCGGTCTCGGCGACCACGTTCGACCAGCGGCTGCACGACCAGACGAACCGCTCGCGCCAGGCGCACCACCTGAGGAAGCTGCGCTTCCACGCGTGTCTCGACCGCTACGCCCAGCGCCAGGCCCGCCGGATGGCGAAGCAGCAGCGGATGTTCCACCAGGACCTCTCGGTGGTGTTGCGACAGTGCAACGCGCGCGCCGTCGGCGAGAACGTGGCGCACGGCTACCGGACGCCTCGGTCGAACATCCGGGCGTGGCTGGACTCGCCGGGGCACCGTCACAACATGCTCAGCCGCAAGTACACGCGGCTGGGGATCGGCGTGGCGAAGGACGCCCGGGGGCACACGTGGACCGCGCAGGTCTTCGGTCGCCCGGCCTGA
- the cls gene encoding cardiolipin synthase, whose translation MDHAGTLLSLAAVAAHFAINIAAIGIIPEGRRPQTAMAWLILIAFAPFVGALAFLLFGSARIGHHRRRELTTANRVIARETEALTAPAPADAPDYVEPIVQLNHRLASMPLTAGNHVTLLPDYQESIDEMIAAIDEARERVHVEFYIMALDEMTTPFFDALDRATARGVVVRLLFDHLGTRRINGYRELKRRLAASDIDWHLMMPLLPLRGRFRRPDLRNHRKLLVVDDVVGFTGSLNLTHPSYGKPKNRRIGREWVELWCRLEGPVVATIDALFSADWALETGEVLDIATHEVEQTPHSPRDVVGVAVQLIPSGPGFEEENNLRLFTSLLYNARHRISLTSPYFVPDETLLYAVTTAAQRGVDIELFVSEQADQFMVGHAQASYYRELLEAGVRIWLYPAPLVLHAKHLSIDDDVAVLGTSNMDMRSFALNYEMTLMLPDASVVERIRQVEDAYRAKSRELTIEEWTRRPAHLRFVDNAMRLTATLQ comes from the coding sequence ATGGATCACGCCGGCACGCTCCTCTCGCTGGCCGCCGTGGCCGCCCACTTCGCGATCAACATCGCGGCCATCGGCATCATCCCTGAGGGGCGTCGCCCGCAGACGGCCATGGCGTGGCTCATCCTGATCGCCTTCGCGCCGTTCGTCGGCGCACTCGCCTTCCTGCTCTTCGGCAGTGCCCGCATCGGTCATCACCGCCGCCGCGAGCTGACCACCGCCAACCGCGTGATCGCCCGCGAGACCGAGGCACTCACGGCTCCCGCCCCGGCCGACGCACCGGACTACGTCGAGCCCATCGTGCAGCTGAACCACCGGCTGGCCTCGATGCCGTTGACGGCCGGGAACCACGTCACGCTGCTGCCGGACTACCAGGAGTCGATCGACGAGATGATCGCGGCCATCGATGAGGCCCGCGAGCGCGTCCACGTCGAGTTCTACATCATGGCGCTCGACGAGATGACGACGCCGTTCTTCGACGCGCTCGACCGGGCGACGGCGCGTGGGGTGGTCGTCCGGCTGCTCTTCGATCACCTCGGCACACGCCGCATCAACGGGTACCGCGAGCTCAAGCGACGCCTGGCCGCCTCCGACATCGACTGGCACCTGATGATGCCGCTGTTGCCACTGCGGGGCCGCTTCCGCCGGCCCGACCTGCGCAACCACCGCAAGCTGCTGGTCGTGGACGACGTCGTCGGGTTCACCGGGTCGCTGAACCTGACCCACCCCTCGTACGGCAAGCCGAAGAACCGCCGGATCGGCCGCGAGTGGGTCGAGCTGTGGTGCCGGCTCGAGGGCCCCGTGGTGGCCACGATCGATGCGCTGTTCAGCGCCGACTGGGCCCTCGAGACCGGGGAGGTGCTCGACATCGCGACCCACGAGGTCGAGCAGACGCCGCACTCGCCCCGGGACGTGGTGGGCGTGGCCGTCCAGCTGATCCCCAGCGGGCCCGGGTTCGAGGAGGAGAACAACCTGCGCCTGTTCACCTCGTTGCTCTACAACGCCCGCCACCGCATCTCGCTGACCAGTCCGTACTTCGTGCCGGACGAGACGCTGCTGTATGCCGTCACCACGGCCGCGCAGCGCGGCGTCGACATCGAGCTGTTCGTCAGCGAGCAGGCCGACCAGTTCATGGTGGGGCACGCGCAGGCGTCGTACTACCGCGAGCTGCTCGAGGCCGGCGTCCGGATCTGGCTCTACCCGGCCCCGCTGGTGCTGCACGCGAAGCACCTCAGCATCGACGACGACGTCGCCGTCCTGGGCACGAGCAACATGGACATGCGCTCGTTCGCACTGAACTACGAGATGACCCTGATGCTGCCGGACGCGTCGGTCGTCGAGCGGATCAGGCAGGTCGAGGACGCCTACCGCGCGAAGTCACGCGAGCTGACGATCGAGGAGTGGACGCGACGCCCCGCGCACCTGCGGTTCGTCGACAACGCGATGCGCCTCACGGCGACGTTGCAGTGA
- a CDS encoding PadR family transcriptional regulator, translating to MSTTTVVVPNREGTIMHRTEHRPAGRPGHPHRSRRGGPRDFEWELGPGRTGRGGRRGRKGGDVRAAALLLLAEAPAHGYSLIQQIAARSDGAWSPTPGSIYPVLQQLEDEGLIEFERVEGRKTASLTDTGAAYVEENRDALGEPWDAEQLGRGIPAESAALNTALRSLMSAARHVMTDGSPAHQAQAAAIVADARRRLYGLLADDES from the coding sequence GTGTCGACGACGACCGTCGTCGTCCCGAACCGAGAGGGGACGATCATGCATCGCACCGAGCACCGGCCTGCCGGGCGCCCCGGTCACCCCCACCGCTCGCGGCGCGGCGGCCCGCGCGACTTCGAGTGGGAGCTCGGTCCCGGCCGCACGGGCCGCGGCGGACGGCGTGGCCGCAAGGGCGGCGACGTGCGCGCGGCCGCCCTGCTGCTCCTGGCCGAGGCTCCCGCCCACGGCTACAGCCTGATCCAGCAGATCGCCGCGCGCAGCGACGGCGCCTGGTCCCCCACCCCCGGGTCGATCTATCCCGTCCTGCAGCAGCTGGAGGACGAGGGTCTGATCGAGTTCGAGCGGGTCGAGGGCCGCAAGACCGCCAGCCTGACCGACACCGGAGCGGCGTACGTCGAGGAGAACCGCGATGCGCTCGGCGAGCCCTGGGACGCCGAGCAGCTCGGTCGCGGCATCCCCGCGGAGTCCGCGGCGCTCAACACCGCCCTCAGGTCGCTCATGTCCGCGGCACGCCACGTCATGACCGACGGCTCCCCCGCGCATCAGGCCCAGGCGGCCGCGATCGTGGCCGACGCGCGTCGCCGGCTCTACGGCCTGCTCGCCGACGATGAGTCCTGA
- the aroA gene encoding 3-phosphoshikimate 1-carboxyvinyltransferase, producing MTDWRAPRVAGAVHSDVLLPGSKSQTNRALVLAAISDGPSVVRLPLVARDTELMASALVSLGARIDRGEDRWTVEPITPVESATVDCGLAGTVMRFVPPVAALGTGPVRFDGDPRARERPMGTTISSLRDLGVQIDDDGRSTLPFTVHGAGEVRGGPLTVDASASSQFVSALLLVAPRFREGLDLRHEGGSLPSLPHVAMTVTELRRRGIVVDESPGRWQVHPGPVKALDVTIEPDLSNAGPFVAAALATAGRVRVRHWPEQTDQAGDAWRDLAAAFGGTAARDGDDLVFTGPDRLRGVQLDLHDVGELTPVVAALAALADTPSTLTGIAHLRGHETDRLAALATEINRLGGRVEEREDGLVISPAPLHGGSFATYEDHRMAHAGAVIGLRVDDVTVENIGTTAKTYPGFADDWMRAVS from the coding sequence ATGACCGACTGGCGTGCCCCGCGGGTGGCAGGCGCGGTCCACTCCGACGTCCTGCTCCCCGGCTCGAAGTCCCAGACCAACCGGGCACTCGTCCTGGCCGCGATCTCCGACGGCCCCAGCGTCGTCAGACTCCCCCTGGTCGCCCGCGACACCGAGCTCATGGCCTCGGCCCTGGTGTCCCTCGGCGCGCGGATCGACCGCGGCGAGGACCGGTGGACGGTCGAGCCGATCACTCCCGTCGAGTCGGCGACGGTCGACTGCGGTCTCGCCGGCACCGTCATGCGCTTCGTCCCGCCGGTCGCCGCGCTCGGCACGGGACCCGTGCGCTTCGACGGTGACCCCCGGGCCCGCGAGCGGCCCATGGGCACCACGATCTCCAGCCTGCGCGACCTGGGCGTGCAGATCGACGACGACGGCCGCTCGACCCTGCCCTTCACCGTGCACGGCGCCGGCGAGGTCCGCGGCGGGCCGCTGACCGTCGACGCCTCGGCCTCGAGCCAGTTCGTGTCCGCCCTGCTGCTGGTCGCCCCGCGCTTCCGCGAAGGCCTGGACCTGCGGCACGAGGGTGGGTCGCTGCCCTCGTTGCCCCACGTCGCCATGACAGTCACCGAGCTGCGCCGCCGCGGGATCGTCGTCGACGAGTCCCCCGGTCGGTGGCAGGTCCATCCGGGCCCCGTCAAGGCGCTGGACGTCACCATCGAGCCCGATCTGTCCAACGCCGGCCCCTTCGTCGCCGCCGCCCTGGCGACCGCGGGCCGCGTCCGGGTGCGCCACTGGCCCGAGCAGACCGACCAGGCCGGTGACGCCTGGCGCGACCTCGCCGCGGCCTTCGGCGGCACGGCCGCACGCGACGGGGACGACCTGGTCTTCACCGGACCGGACCGGCTGCGCGGTGTCCAGCTCGACCTGCACGACGTCGGCGAGCTCACTCCGGTGGTGGCCGCGCTGGCCGCCCTGGCGGACACCCCCAGCACCCTGACCGGCATCGCCCACCTGCGCGGCCACGAGACCGACCGGCTCGCGGCCCTGGCCACCGAGATCAACCGGCTCGGCGGCCGGGTCGAGGAGCGGGAGGACGGACTCGTGATCTCGCCCGCTCCGTTGCACGGCGGCTCCTTCGCCACCTACGAGGACCACCGCATGGCGCACGCCGGGGCGGTCATCGGACTGCGCGTCGACGACGTCACGGTCGAGAACATCGGCACCACGGCCAAGACCTACCCGGGCTTCGCCGACGACTGGATGCGAGCGGTGTCGTGA
- the arfB gene encoding alternative ribosome rescue aminoacyl-tRNA hydrolase ArfB produces the protein MSPDRPVVRLPESELTWRFSRSSGPGGQHVNTTETRAEVLWSPTDSSVLTPEQKARVVARLRGRLVDGHLSVVASAHRSQLRNREDAVRRLEGLVAEALRPVKSRRPTRPTRGSVERRLDAKKRRSQIKRGRREW, from the coding sequence ATGAGTCCTGACCGGCCGGTCGTCCGACTCCCCGAGTCCGAGCTGACCTGGCGCTTCAGCCGCTCGTCCGGCCCGGGCGGCCAGCACGTCAACACCACCGAGACCCGCGCCGAGGTCCTCTGGTCCCCCACCGACAGCAGCGTCCTCACGCCCGAGCAGAAGGCGCGCGTCGTCGCGCGGCTGCGCGGGCGGCTCGTCGACGGTCACCTGTCCGTCGTCGCGTCGGCGCACCGGTCGCAGCTGCGCAACCGCGAGGACGCCGTGCGGCGTCTGGAGGGGCTGGTCGCGGAGGCCCTGCGTCCCGTGAAGAGCCGCCGGCCCACGCGCCCCACCCGCGGGTCCGTCGAACGGCGACTCGACGCCAAGAAACGGCGCAGCCAGATCAAGCGCGGCCGCCGCGAGTGGTGA
- a CDS encoding CBS domain-containing protein produces MRVRDVLTAKGSATVLTISPDATVDELLDMLAEHNIGALVVSTDGRSMGGIVSERDVVRKLRGLENPRSATVSQIMTTDVRVCGPEDSFGSLMSTMTDHRVRHVPVLENDEVVGLLSIGDAVKFRMDQLEFERDQLSNYVQG; encoded by the coding sequence ATGCGCGTACGCGACGTCCTCACTGCCAAGGGCAGTGCCACCGTCCTGACCATCTCGCCCGATGCCACGGTGGACGAGTTGCTGGACATGCTCGCCGAGCACAACATCGGCGCCCTGGTGGTCAGCACCGACGGCCGCTCGATGGGCGGGATCGTCTCCGAGCGCGACGTCGTTCGCAAGCTGCGAGGGCTCGAGAACCCGCGCTCGGCCACGGTCTCGCAGATCATGACCACCGACGTCCGCGTGTGCGGGCCCGAGGACTCCTTCGGCTCGTTGATGAGCACGATGACCGACCACCGGGTGCGGCACGTGCCGGTGCTCGAGAACGACGAGGTCGTCGGGCTCCTCAGCATCGGGGACGCCGTGAAGTTCCGGATGGACCAGCTGGAGTTCGAGCGCGACCAGCTCTCGAACTACGTGCAGGGCTGA